Genomic window (Myxocyprinus asiaticus isolate MX2 ecotype Aquarium Trade chromosome 50, UBuf_Myxa_2, whole genome shotgun sequence):
TTGAAACTTAATAAATAGTGAAGTAGCATGAATGCTACTACACCACTgttaaattaataacatttaaaagtgTTAATGTTGTATTATAAATACAATGCACCAAATAATAAGGCAACTTTGGAAAATATTATCATGAAAAGTAACAAGAAGCAACCAAACCAAACATTCAAAGCCTCTACACAGCTACCACAACATCATCTTGAGATGCATCAACCAACATTACAAAGACCCTTGAAATCTCCATggtaaccatatttttttttttcttttttttttttttgccaaaatgcCATAGTAACTATGATTACTGCTACAACCACTGTCgtgagagaattttttatttagttattttattgcactgtttgaaaaaaaataaaaaataaataaataaatccttattTAGAGTAGTAGTAACTGGAGCAACCATAAGTATTTTTGTGGAAACTAGTTACAGTGGCAACACGTGCAATGTTTTTTCGTGTTAAGTAAATATAACTTAATAATACTTCATAAATAACTTTTGAAaactgaaatgaatgaaaaataaaaacaaatcaaaacgtgATGGATATCAAATATTTAACAAGGTATTAGGTGAAAAATCAGTATGACCTTACCTTATTTCCTTTCCACACTTGAACTCTCACAGTATGCATTCGACTTTTAAAAACAGGTATGTGACTTTAAGACTTCTTACTCAAAGGTTTCAGCAGTAACATGTCTCGCTATGAGACCGGTCAGAGGCACTTTCCCGATACTCTCCGGTCTGCCTGTTGCACACTGGAGAACATTTCTACTGTGTGACTTGAGCTTTGAGTGAGTGTGGATCTCCGTCGCTCCTCCTCTTACCACATGTTAAATGTCCAATCCTGGCGGAGGAGGTGAAGGTGATCTTACGACGCGCTTTCTAATTATTAATAAGAATAAGAGTAAGCATGCATGTGACCATGCATTGTGTAAATGGTGCATGcatggtgatatatatatatatatatatatatcagtgtgatttgtttactgtcacTCGTCTTAATAGgtgttcattatttttattattattaatattattattattattatactattcagattttaaacatgtatattagtaaaatattaatattaataattaattaatattaataatattaaacgattattattgttgttattattattattattattattaaatcttGATGTTCTTTTGTAGTTATTAATTTGTAAAGTGATACCAGAATTGTTATCatcattttcaattattattaatatcattctGACATTACCTGCCAAAGTAAATTATTCCAATATGACAagcatgattattatttttattttattttttgtcataccTGACAGTCTTAGAGTACTTTTTGGGTAACCAACAAACTCATTGTACTGTCTGACTGTAAATTCTGTTAGACCCCCTGCCAACATAAGCGTTCATAAGAGTTATTAGAGCTGAAAAATGACCGTTACTGTCCCAATGCCCTGTTTACAACAGTTATCAAAATCAATTACATctcacttacaaaaaaaaaaaaaatacattaaaaaaaatgtccctaAATATCTATTAGTTTTACACTCGAATaaatatttagcctatttttatttattttttttcacatttcaaataaaaaaataaaatttgtgtaattttttaccAAATTGAACTACTAATACTTTATATATttagtttaagtttattaaagattactcaattcagtgtGATGGATATTTGTAAtgaattttaaatgcataaacctTTTTTTAAGCGTATGAACATACTTAGCAACAATTGTACGTTAAATAAGCATTCATGCATTTATCCTGTTTTTATGGATAAAATAATAGAATACATCTGAAGTTACTATTTTCTCCTCAGTAATTTCTGTTGTAATGTAGTGCCATCTGCTGTACAGAACCCTCTTAAACGTGGCAAACGTTTGAGATTTATATGGTGAAAAATATACCTATACCAAATAGTAATACTATAGTTTATAAATATATCAGAGAATTAAATTATACCTATAGGTTTTGCAGACAGATAACCAAAATCTCTATaaccaaaaaacatttacataattttcttatatttatatatatatatacagtatatacaatgtatacatagtgcattcataaagtattcagacccattcattttttcacattttgttgtattgcagccttatgctaaaatgcttttcacatcaatctacactccataccccataatgacaaaacaaaaaccagatttttgataactttgcaaatttattaaaaagaaaaaactgaaatatcacattgacataagtattcggacccttaactcagtacttagttaaagcacctttggcagcgattacagcctcaagtctttttgggtatgatgcgaaaagctttgcacacctggatttggggattttctgccattcttctttgcagatccTCAGGTttgatggggaccatcggtggacagccatttacaggtctctccagagatgttcaagcgtgggctctggctgggccactcaaggacattcacagagttgtccctaagccactcttgtgttgtcttggctgtgtgcttagggtcattgtcctgttggaaggtgaaacttctgaggtcctgagtgctcttgaccaggttttcattaaggatatctctgtatttttcattgtttagctttccttcaaccctgaccagtcccccagtccctgccgctgaacagcccaacagcatgatgctaccaccaccatgcttcactgttggatggtattgcgcagatgatgagtggtgcctggtttcctccattgagaccaaacagttcaatcttcatttcatcaaaccagagaatcttgtttctcacagtctgagagtcctttaggtgctttatgtgtcttgcactgaggagaggctaccgtctggccactctgctataaagcccagatcagtggggtattgcagtgatggctgtccttctgaatgtttcttccatctccacacatgatctctggagctcaaccagagtgaacatcgggttcttggtcaccactctttccaaggcccttctcccccgattgctcagtttggccaggcggctagctctaggaagagtcctggttgttctacacttcttccatttaagaattatggaggccactgtgctcttgggaaccttcaatgcagctgaattttttttttttgtagccttccccagatctatacctcgacacaatcctgtctctgagctctacaggcagttcttttgacctcatggcttggtatttgctctgatatgcattttcagctgtgagaccttatatagacaggtgtgtgcctttccaaatcatgtccaatcagtttAATTTACCACAGTGTGGACTCAAATCAAAGTGGAGaatcatctcaaagatgatccagagaaatgggatgcacctgagctcaatttcaaATCTCACAgcaagggtctgaatacttatgtcaatgtgatatttcagttttacttttgaataaatttgaaacgttatcaaaaatcagttttttgctttgtcattatggggtatagagtgtagattgatgtgaaaaaataataatttagcataaggctgcaacaaatgaaggggtctgaatactttctgaatgcactgtgtgtgtgtgtgtgtgtgtgtgtgtgtgtgtgtgtgtgtgtgtgtgtatacagtactgtgcaaaagtcttaggcacataagatgtttcacaaaagcatttgtcttaagatggttatttatatcttcagctttagtgtgtcaaagggaaaaaatacattttagactcccaaacattacttttgcaaatagaaaacattcaaatagaagaacagggagccctgcaacagatgacattgcccccacaaagccccccactgaacattgagtcagtctgagattacataaagagacagaagcaattgagacagactaaatagatagaagaactgtggtgaattctccaagaagcttggaacatcctatctgccaacaaccaagaaaaactgtgtccaggtgtacctaggagaattggggctgttttgaaggcaaaggtggtcacaccaaatattggttTAGCTGGTtggttttatgtttactggactttgtatgacgttaagtgataaatgaaaactatttgtcattatttttgaagacatccccactatgcaacatttttcacaagtgcctaaaacttctgcacagtactatatatatatatatatatatatatatatatatatatatatatatatatatatatatatatatatatatatatatatataatattaaatttgaattaatatatattgatatttgtgtgtgttgCGATGAAAAACTAAATTTCCCAGAAGTCAACAGTCAGGCTCTGTTCAACAGCGCTTCCGGGTTATCTCAAGGGCATTGGCCAAATGATCACGTGCTGAAGCGGCGCAGACTTTAATCGTTTGCTCTTAGTTTTATTGTATCTATAATATCTAATATGGACAGTTTCAGTTCAGATTTTCCCTCCGGTTCGTCGTCTGGTAAAATGGACACTGGAACTATAATGGAGCAAGTTAAAGTTCAGATTGCTGTTGCAAACGCTCAAGAGCTGCTGCAGGTTTGTGACTTTAACCTCATAAAACGTTAAATTGCGTATTAATAAGTTGTACAGATTAATTTCAGTGTGCTTCTTTAAATGTATATCTATACCAAATAGCAAAGTATCATGGTGTTACCATTACACGTAGTGTCACTACTCATgacgtcataaaagctgcataataattataaaacattagcaaaatgctgtttaaaacggTTTTAAAAGGTAGAGGtcgtcacactgcaggacaaatCAACTTTAATAAAGTATTTCATGACTACCTTATTGCTGTTGTTGATCTTTTGCTGATCGATAGCGTATTGATTAGTGGGTAtaaaaaaatggatggatggatattaatTTATCAATCACTCCATATTATATGAGATGGTGTTTAActtattttaatgattaattaaacAATGGATCAAAACAAGACATGGattgttgggagggttacttttgaaatgtattccactacagattacagatgctgtaaaatgtaatttgtaatgtattccgttagattactcaaggtcagtaacgtattctaaatactttggattacttcttcagcactggtagattttttcacttgttttgactataaaaactctgccagtacagtaagacaaaatacacatgttaaaaatacattctctgaaaaaccgaaatatcttatgcagtgttgtttctaaaacaagataaatcaatttgatcttgttttaagcatttttagatatttttacaggaaaacaatacaaaaattattatcaagaatgtgattgttgccctaatatcaaaggtcttacaagagaaaaagaaattatgatctaatgtgcattttcttgataaaaaaatatgatcatgtctggtaacgtgtgcatgtaaaatggctagaaatagcattttagcttagcgtaaagctgacaatttacacaaggattatttctatttcttctgctccaaacttacttcaaacgtacttctctgtctgctcgtatgaatgtaacgcatcataagaaagtgtttcaccgctgttcaaatgcactttggatcgcatcatttatatgtataaatgttttccatctgaaaggactaaatattaaatgaaacaaatgacaataaaatgcaaaataatctcttcagtaatcaaaatacttttttaaatgtaactgtattctaattaccgatgatttaaattgtaactgtagtggaatacagttacttatattttgtattttaaatacgtaatcctgttacatgtattccgttactccccaaccctgattgtaGATTTATTGATGTATAGCATGGTTGCAGAAAGGATATCGGGATATAAGAGGTTAACAGAACATTAGGATTATGTTAGGGGAACGTTCTCCATACATGTAGGGAACGttgtattttcttaaaaaaaaaaaaaaaaaaaaaaaaactttcctggCAAACCAAGAGAGAACGTTAGAATGTtcattctgggaaccaaaaactaACGTTCTCGGAACGTTCTCGGAAACAAAATATTGTTGAGAGATGTTGAATTGTTGACTGGAGatgttttaaacatttcaaatagtAAATTCTGGTCATCAGTACACATTAGGAGGATGTAAAGATGTTGTTGTAAATTGGTCATTTAATGGTCATGAAAGTACGTGTTACAGTTACGTTGCCAGTAAGTCATGGAATTACCAAAATATTATGAATACATTATGTAGCTGGACCATTCTGGGTAAGCTTAGGACATTAGCAAGACGTAAAGATGACATTGTGAATTGGTCATTTAATGGTAAAATTACAGGCCTGCAACGTTGTAGTTTCATTGCCAATTAGTATGTCATGATATTACCAAAAAGGTAATATCATAAATAAATTATGTAACTACTACATCGTTTGTGAGTAGGGTAGTCTGATTGAGcgcattttaaattgcatttgtCCTACATTGCAGAGAATGACTGATAAATGCTTCAAGAAGTGCATCGGCAAGCCAGGAAGCACATTGGACAATTCTGAACAGGTATTGATGTCAAAACGGCAATCACTTCCTGTATTAATCTTTATTTGAGGAAGTTATATCCTACCTAACCCTTGTGTTTTTCCAGAAATGCATTGCCATGTGCATGGATCGCTATATGGATGCATGGAACACAGTCTCACGTGCATATAATTCAAGATTACAGAAGGAAAGAGCGCGTGTTTGATGTGCAAATGGTGGCCGGTAATACTTCTGTATCACCTGAGTACTCTGGTGGAGATGCTCGGTCTGCACAACATATGTATTAACTTGGCTTTCTGACCTCACAACAACAGCTGATCACTACAGAATCAACCAGGTGGATCGGGATTTAGACTGCACATGGACATTTTtccattttattgtttttgaaatGTGTTTAAACAGTTAAATAAGACATATTTGTAATTTAATGATTTGCAATTTGAAATTAAGATTATTATGGATAGATTACAGTGGTTGCATTTCATATGCTTGAAATTGTGTCAAGAATTGAGATTATCGGTACAGATTTTAGCTCCACACACTTTGTACCCTGTTTGCAGATCTCTCTCTGTTAAACAACAATGGAAGGTCTTGACTCCGCCCCTTGTGCTCTTATCCATTCATCAAGCATCAAGCCATCTTGtcattggtggatctttctcccAGAAGGAACGGCTCACTTTACCATCTCTGTTCCACAAACCTAGTTCTTTTCGGGGGAGAATTCAGGGGCGTCTTTGTTGCAATAATAGTTGCCTCTTCCTCAGGTGCAGCCAAATAGTGTTCCTTTACCCCGAAAGAACAAAATGCAGTTGTCAAGCTTGGAGTGTCATTTGTCTCATTGTCTG
Coding sequences:
- the LOC127439269 gene encoding mitochondrial import inner membrane translocase subunit Tim13-like; translated protein: MDSFSSDFPSGSSSGKMDTGTIMEQVKVQIAVANAQELLQRMTDKCFKKCIGKPGSTLDNSEQKCIAMCMDRYMDAWNTVSRAYNSRLQKERARV